In Aristaeella hokkaidonensis, the following are encoded in one genomic region:
- a CDS encoding glucuronyl esterase domain-containing protein gives MKSVTQLPEIGNLPDLLRFENGEAVQTPWDWKRRRTELISLYSEYVYGYMPDKAKETVEWQLREDSETGGKLLTITISAEGRSASFSVLAGLPAGTAPEDGSPFYIEYWPWHYQNWFTKEWVTGFSDNCRYAMERGYACFQYDCSQVSADNETRTGAFFTLYPYAEEDPAQQRGVLLAWAWGVSKIIDALEAGAGKELGINPELSLVGGVSRYGKSAAVAGAWDERIRVTIPSCSGAGGVAVFRTDNHGKTYDLTSLGGPAEWENESVNEPFSNLQGGEGYWFCGNFTRLLSARTLPVDQHMLCALAAGKNRHMIIVTGIVSEGWNNTEGQCLAYAASQPVWDLLDCGEQNNMIIHLDGHAILHSDMQVILDYCDACLRGIRTDSFGNLTDGMRGNLFLQYNRDRLDPFFGPYLK, from the coding sequence ATGAAGAGTGTTACCCAGCTGCCGGAGATCGGGAACCTTCCCGATCTTCTGCGCTTTGAAAACGGAGAAGCAGTACAGACGCCCTGGGACTGGAAACGCAGGAGAACAGAGCTGATCAGCCTGTACTCGGAATATGTGTACGGATACATGCCGGATAAAGCAAAGGAAACTGTGGAATGGCAGCTGCGGGAAGACTCGGAAACAGGCGGAAAACTGCTGACAATCACGATTTCCGCGGAGGGACGCAGCGCGTCCTTTTCCGTACTGGCAGGGCTCCCGGCAGGCACAGCGCCGGAAGACGGTTCACCTTTTTATATCGAGTACTGGCCATGGCACTATCAGAACTGGTTTACGAAGGAATGGGTGACCGGTTTTTCGGACAACTGCCGGTATGCCATGGAAAGAGGATATGCCTGTTTCCAGTATGACTGCTCCCAGGTGTCCGCAGACAACGAGACACGGACCGGCGCATTTTTTACCCTGTATCCATACGCGGAAGAAGATCCCGCACAGCAGCGGGGTGTGCTGCTGGCATGGGCGTGGGGTGTGAGCAAGATTATTGACGCCCTGGAAGCCGGGGCAGGCAAAGAACTGGGGATCAACCCGGAACTTTCACTGGTTGGAGGCGTATCCCGGTACGGGAAAAGCGCAGCGGTGGCCGGCGCCTGGGACGAGCGGATCCGCGTGACGATTCCGTCCTGTTCAGGGGCGGGAGGCGTTGCAGTGTTCCGGACGGACAATCATGGAAAGACCTATGATCTTACAAGCCTGGGCGGACCGGCAGAATGGGAGAACGAATCAGTGAATGAACCGTTTTCCAATCTGCAGGGAGGAGAAGGATACTGGTTCTGCGGCAACTTCACAAGGCTCCTGTCAGCCCGGACGCTGCCGGTGGATCAGCATATGCTGTGCGCACTGGCGGCGGGAAAGAACCGCCATATGATCATTGTGACCGGCATTGTTTCAGAAGGATGGAACAATACAGAAGGACAGTGCCTGGCCTATGCCGCGTCCCAGCCGGTTTGGGATCTGCTGGACTGCGGTGAACAGAACAACATGATCATTCACCTGGACGGACATGCGATCCTGCATTCAGATATGCAGGTAATCCTGGACTACTGCGACGCCTGCCTGCGGGGAATCCGGACAGACAGTTTCGGAAACCTCACGGATGGTATGCGGGGGAACCTGTTCCTGCAATATAACCGGGACAGGCTGGATCCGTTTTTCGGTCCGTATCTTAAGTAA
- a CDS encoding S-ribosylhomocysteine lyase → MEKIASFQVNHLNLLPGLYLSRTDSREQCTASTFDLRVTAPNREPVMDTPAIHTIEHLGATFLRNSSRKNEVIYFGPMGCRTGFYLVVFGEQSAEDVYPLVLEMCDFILGFEGEIPGARPEECGNWSEQNLNMAKYYIRRYREDLTTYRRLSYPG, encoded by the coding sequence ATGGAAAAAATCGCAAGCTTCCAGGTAAACCACCTGAACCTGTTGCCGGGCCTTTACCTGTCCCGGACGGACAGCCGGGAACAATGCACGGCTTCCACATTTGACCTGCGGGTGACCGCACCAAACCGTGAACCGGTGATGGATACCCCGGCCATTCATACAATAGAGCATCTTGGAGCAACATTCCTCCGCAACAGCAGCAGGAAAAACGAAGTGATTTATTTCGGACCCATGGGATGCAGAACCGGGTTTTACCTGGTAGTTTTCGGGGAACAAAGCGCGGAGGACGTTTATCCGCTGGTCCTGGAAATGTGCGACTTTATCCTCGGCTTTGAGGGGGAAATTCCCGGAGCGCGGCCGGAAGAATGCGGAAACTGGTCTGAGCAGAACCTGAACATGGCGAAATACTATATCAGGAGATACCGTGAAGATCTGACAACCTACAGGCGGCTGTCCTATCCCGGATAA
- a CDS encoding VanW family protein — protein sequence MKRILCIILALGILTGTMSFAVAEEDEDFQFSDEELREMQEEEDQAENYIEAEVQGEVYHEKTLEDFDMNSPALYKAKMRTDFNGTIYSEKWKSEEDITPKMRLADARGKKVDILYVGLIWFIVRRDNVIGYVRRQQIAKSDIESVDPENIPPFNVQKHAYIAKTATTCHVRKSMTPSKGDGDDGNNWVILKPGTELSIWQFYNGWAMVNYWREYGYIDPNELTDLIPVSPTDEELFPDSPIAAYTSYYKMTQNETNLNRIHNIKTGCQYISQVLQPGERLDANKTMGPYRPGKGYKQAGVLTAGTSKLGYGGGTCQVSSTLYNALIQLPDIEINHRRPHGGNGAAYLPIHCDAAVGNPELNLIFTNRYDFPIRILGTSNDDGALLMRVYRYHGEEITEAN from the coding sequence ATGAAGCGCATTTTATGTATTATACTTGCCCTGGGAATTCTGACCGGAACGATGTCTTTTGCTGTAGCGGAAGAAGATGAAGACTTCCAGTTCTCCGATGAAGAACTGCGGGAAATGCAGGAAGAGGAAGACCAGGCTGAAAACTATATTGAAGCCGAAGTACAGGGTGAGGTTTACCATGAAAAGACCCTGGAGGATTTTGACATGAATTCTCCTGCACTGTATAAGGCTAAGATGCGTACGGATTTTAACGGAACGATCTACTCTGAAAAGTGGAAGAGTGAAGAAGACATCACGCCCAAGATGAGACTGGCGGACGCCAGGGGAAAAAAAGTTGACATCCTGTACGTCGGCCTGATCTGGTTCATCGTGCGTCGGGATAATGTGATCGGCTACGTGAGACGGCAGCAGATTGCCAAGAGCGATATTGAGTCCGTTGATCCGGAGAATATCCCTCCCTTCAATGTGCAGAAGCACGCCTATATTGCCAAGACTGCCACCACCTGCCATGTACGGAAGAGCATGACGCCTTCCAAAGGCGACGGAGATGACGGAAACAACTGGGTCATCCTGAAACCGGGTACGGAGCTGAGCATCTGGCAGTTCTATAACGGCTGGGCAATGGTGAACTACTGGCGGGAATACGGCTATATCGATCCCAACGAACTGACGGATCTGATTCCTGTATCTCCCACAGATGAGGAACTGTTCCCGGACAGCCCAATTGCCGCTTATACCAGCTACTACAAAATGACACAGAACGAAACGAATCTGAACCGGATCCACAATATCAAAACCGGCTGCCAGTATATATCCCAGGTTCTGCAGCCCGGTGAACGCCTGGACGCAAACAAAACCATGGGTCCTTACCGGCCGGGCAAGGGATACAAACAGGCCGGCGTGCTGACCGCAGGAACCTCCAAGCTGGGTTATGGCGGCGGTACCTGCCAGGTTTCCAGTACGCTGTACAATGCCCTGATTCAGCTGCCGGATATTGAAATCAATCACCGCCGGCCTCACGGCGGCAACGGTGCTGCCTACCTGCCGATCCACTGCGACGCGGCTGTGGGCAATCCGGAATTGAACCTGATTTTCACCAACCGATATGATTTCCCGATCAGGATTCTGGGCACCTCCAATGATGACGGCGCCCTGCTGATGCGGGTTTACCGGTATCACGGAGAAGAAATCACGGAAGCAAATTAA
- a CDS encoding DNA gyrase/topoisomerase IV subunit B, with translation MASQTYNAGNIQVLEGLEAVRMRPGMYIGTTSSRGLHHLLWEIVDNAIDEAANGFASEVSVTLHKDGSASVYDNGRGMPVDDHPTMHKPGVEVIFTVLHAGGKFNSENYDYSGGLHGVGASVVNALSKWLTVDVFLNWTHYRMAFTSAMDPATGKVHAGKPEGPLEVLGNTRKKGTLVRFLPDDEIFEDVRFHTETVARRLQELAYLNRGIRITFTDERIADADSRTRVFCYDGGISDYVRYLNAGKNALQEDIIYIEGKRDSIICRAAIQYTDGYTESLFSYVNNINTPEGGTHEAGFKTAFTKCFNDYARRVGLLKEKDNNLAGEDFREGLTCVLTTMVKNPQFEGQTKGRLGNSEVRPAVEAIVTQQLLDWLDNLKNQEVANAIVSKAMRAAQAREAARKTRDNIRKASQLEAAPLVGKLSSCTGRHWEDNELFIVEGDSAGGSAKQGRDRRFQAILPLRGKPLNVEKKHLDQVLANEEFRSLITALGTGIDEGFTLNNLKYGKVIILSDADQDGAHIRAILLTFFFRYMKDLITGGHVYIGMPPLYKIQKGQKVIYAYDDKELAKATRTVGKGYTLQRYKGLGEMNPEQLWETTMDPSQRKLMRVGIEDAALADRLTTVLMGDKVEPRRDYISEHADFNRTDTFDAELDGHSVQAQEGEQ, from the coding sequence ATGGCATCCCAAACCTATAATGCCGGTAATATCCAGGTGCTGGAAGGCCTGGAGGCTGTGCGTATGCGCCCCGGCATGTATATCGGTACTACTTCTTCCCGCGGCCTTCACCATCTCCTGTGGGAGATCGTGGACAACGCTATTGATGAAGCGGCCAACGGCTTCGCTTCCGAAGTGTCCGTCACCCTGCATAAGGACGGCTCCGCCAGCGTCTATGACAACGGCCGCGGCATGCCTGTGGACGACCATCCGACCATGCACAAGCCCGGTGTGGAAGTTATCTTCACTGTGTTGCATGCCGGTGGTAAGTTCAACAGTGAGAACTACGACTATTCCGGCGGCCTCCACGGCGTCGGTGCCAGCGTCGTCAACGCCTTGAGCAAGTGGCTCACCGTCGACGTCTTCCTCAACTGGACCCATTACCGCATGGCCTTCACCAGCGCTATGGATCCTGCCACCGGCAAAGTCCATGCCGGCAAGCCCGAGGGTCCGCTGGAAGTCCTTGGCAACACCCGTAAAAAGGGCACCCTGGTTCGTTTCCTTCCGGACGATGAGATTTTCGAGGACGTCCGTTTCCATACTGAAACCGTCGCCCGCCGCCTGCAGGAGCTGGCATATCTGAACCGCGGTATCCGCATCACCTTCACGGATGAGCGGATTGCCGACGCGGACAGCCGCACCCGTGTCTTCTGCTATGACGGAGGTATTTCCGATTATGTCCGTTATCTGAATGCCGGCAAAAACGCCCTGCAGGAAGATATCATTTATATTGAAGGCAAGCGTGACTCGATCATCTGCCGCGCGGCCATCCAGTATACCGACGGCTACACCGAAAGCCTCTTCTCTTATGTCAACAACATCAACACGCCGGAGGGCGGCACCCATGAGGCCGGTTTCAAAACCGCCTTTACCAAGTGCTTCAACGATTATGCCCGCCGCGTCGGCCTGCTGAAGGAAAAGGATAATAACCTGGCGGGTGAAGATTTCCGCGAAGGCCTCACTTGTGTCCTGACCACCATGGTCAAGAATCCCCAGTTTGAAGGCCAGACCAAGGGCCGCCTCGGCAACAGTGAAGTGCGTCCCGCCGTGGAAGCGATCGTTACCCAGCAGTTGCTGGACTGGCTGGACAACCTGAAAAACCAGGAAGTCGCCAACGCCATCGTCTCCAAGGCGATGCGCGCTGCCCAGGCCCGGGAAGCCGCCCGCAAGACCCGTGACAACATCCGTAAGGCCAGCCAGCTGGAAGCTGCTCCGCTGGTCGGCAAGCTCTCCAGCTGCACCGGACGCCATTGGGAGGATAATGAGCTCTTCATCGTGGAAGGTGACTCCGCAGGCGGCAGCGCCAAGCAGGGCCGGGATCGTCGTTTCCAGGCCATCCTTCCCCTCCGCGGCAAACCCCTGAACGTTGAGAAAAAGCATCTGGACCAGGTCCTCGCCAATGAAGAATTCCGCAGTCTCATTACCGCCCTGGGTACCGGTATTGATGAAGGCTTTACCCTGAACAATCTCAAATACGGCAAAGTCATCATCCTTTCCGATGCTGACCAGGACGGCGCCCACATCCGGGCAATCCTGCTCACTTTCTTCTTCCGTTATATGAAGGACCTGATCACCGGCGGTCATGTATACATCGGTATGCCTCCGCTCTATAAAATCCAGAAGGGCCAGAAAGTCATCTACGCCTACGATGACAAGGAGCTGGCCAAAGCCACCCGTACCGTGGGCAAGGGATACACCCTGCAGCGGTACAAAGGTCTGGGTGAGATGAACCCTGAGCAGTTGTGGGAAACCACCATGGATCCGTCCCAGCGCAAGCTCATGCGCGTGGGCATTGAGGATGCTGCCCTGGCGGACCGGCTCACCACCGTCCTCATGGGAGACAAGGTGGAACCCCGCCGCGATTACATCAGCGAACACGCTGACTTTAACCGTACAGACACGTTCGATGCGGAGCTGGACGGCCACAGCGTGCAGGCGCAGGAAGGAGAGCAGTAA